Proteins encoded together in one Amblyomma americanum isolate KBUSLIRL-KWMA chromosome 1, ASM5285725v1, whole genome shotgun sequence window:
- the LOC144113679 gene encoding uncharacterized protein LOC144113679, with protein MGAVKVIFTLALVTTTVLSLPTLPTPLKLSGGPGQSAQPVGQSSHADSVPGGQADESKSTSEPKQAERLEGVRSVSSDPSLTTKKHSASDGSVQATQQVSTHDVSSKDAVVQLKKSVKLNNEESLPLTGDAQEGGKEDTPPIVKSEESVHESPTVPHSDASKTDTSVPETAKPQEPAKPLKGIIEDVRDLAVPEDAVELPRDVTKLSEDNCKSPVAAPGDQAETEDQTDLTPEAQRQPSAQLVPGNPEPVAAESEIQEHDEKTVYEGSNKPDEASTLASADLSQAEPATPENRPETNHKISKREDTKHGFEKDSAAHSASDTSSSKTKTAKSEVSKPAHTKMEAHKSTKPHVKTVQETADETKGFKTSREIASPEMAEVGARESDTVGVVQSPDAAVPDNSQVSPSNQVPSSAAPVLSTSASQAAVPTADAETPQEKPSSQGANDTAKNQTAIPTGGGSGFITNPLVPIRNFFQPVFSAATAVRDQIRPVIGAALSPILGPLSPGKGGEAQNASTVTAAPQVPTSEGAATSATSAVTDEEPQKESQTAAPTASITAEEGSEAPEVSADGTGAASDAKSVALPALEANRNQSQSPLGPFPVAFDPVAAINQFTKPVVDAATNVRDQVRPIFDAAVAPIVDALSPTKEANNATTEAGSAEPQLRASDEMPESAAEEPGELNKRRYSK; from the coding sequence ATGGGAGCCGTCAAGGTCATCTTCACGCTTGCACTGGTGACGACTACAGTGCTCTCTCTGCCCACACTGCCGACGCCACTGAAGCTGTCGGGAGGACCGGGTCAATCGGCGCAGCCCGTCGGCCAAAGCAGCCATGCAGACAGTGTCCCTGGTGGTCAGGCCGACGAGTCGAAGTCAACCAGCGAACCAAAACAGGCCGAACGCCTGGAAGGCGTCCGCTCGGTGAGCAGCGACCCGTCCCTCACGACTAAAAAGCATAGCGCGAGTGACGGTTCTGTTCAAGCAACGCAGCAAGTGAGTACCCATGACGTGTCGAGTAAGGACGCCGTCGTTCAGCTGAAGAAGTCTGTAAAACTGAACAACGAAGAAAGCCTGCCCTTGACCGGAGATGCACAAGAAGGCGGGAAGGAGGACACTCCTCCCATAGTAAAGTCTGAAGAGTCGGTTCACGAGAGCCCCACAGTTCCACACAGTGATGCGAGCAAGACCGATACTTCGGTGCCGGAAACAGCCAAGCCACAAGAGCCTGCAAAGCCTTTGAAAGGAATTATCGAAGATGTGAGAGATTTAGCCGTCCCAGAAGACGCTGTTGAGCTACCAAGAGACGTTACCAAATTGTCTGAAGACAACTGCAAGTCTCCTGTAGCCGCTCCTGGGGACCAAGCAGAAACTGAGGACCAGACTGACTTAACGCCTGAGGCGCAAAGACAGCCAAGTGCTCAGCTAGTGCCAGGGAACCCAGAACCTGTCGCTGCTGAAAGTGAAATTCAAGAGCATGACGAAAAGACCGTTTATGAAGGCAGCAACAAGCCAGACGAGGCTTCTACTTTGGCTTCGGCGGATCTTTCTCAAGCAGAACCTGCTACTCCTGAAAATCGTCCGGAAACCAACCATAAAATAAGCAAACGAGAAGATACAAAGCATGGTTTTGAAAAAGACTCAGCTGCACACTCAGCAAGCGACACAAGCAGTTCTAAGACAAAGACAGCCAAATCAGAGGTGTCAAAACCTGCACACACCAAGATGGAAGCGCATAAGTCCACTAAGCCACATGTTAAGACTGTGCAAGAAACTGCCGACGAAACGAAGGGCTTTAAGACAtccagagaaattgccagcccgGAGATGGCTGAGGTAGGTGCGCGGGAATCGGACACAGTCGGAGTCGTGCAGTCACCCGATGCTGCTGTGCCTGACAACAGCCAAGTGAGCCCTTCGAATCAGGTTCCGTCATCAGCCGCTCCAGTGCTCTCAACCTCCGCTTCTCAAGCGGCAGTTCCTACAGCTGATGCAGAAACGCCTCAGGAGAAGCCGTCGTCGCAGGGAGCCAACGACACAGCCAAAAATCAGACGGCGATTCCAACTGGAGGTGGCAGTGGTTTTATTACTAATCCTTTAGTTCCCATCAGAAATTTCTTTCAGCCTGTTTTTAGCGCAGCAACTGCTGTAAGAGATCAAATAAGACCAGTAATCGGAGCTGCGCTCTCCCCCATCCTGGGTCCGCTGAGTCCGGGAAAAGGCGGAGAAGCGCAGAACGCCTCTACAGTTACGGCGGCTCCGCAAGTGCCGACGTCGGAAGGGGCTGCGACCTCGGCCACAAGCGCTGTGACTGATGAAGAGCCACAGAAGGAATCTCAAACCGCCGCCCCTACAGCATCAATAACCGCTGAAGAGGGCAGTGAAGCTCCTGAGGTCAGTGCAGATGGCACTGGTGCAGCGTCGGATGCCAAAAGCGTGGCCCTACCAGCCCTGGAAGCCAATCGAAACCAATCCCAGAGTCCGTTAGGCCCGTTCCCTGTGGCCTTCGACCCCGTAGCCGCCATTAACCAGTTCACCAAGCCAGTAGTGGACGCGGCCACCAACGTGCGTGACCAAGTGCGCCCCATCTTCGACGCCGCCGTGGCGCCCATCGTGGACGCGCTAAGTCCAACCAAGGAAGCGAACAACGCCACCACAGAAGCCGGTTCCGCCGAGCCGCAGCTGCGGGCGTCGGACGAAATGCCCGAGAGCGCGGCCGAAGAGCCGGGGGAGCTGAACAAGCGTCGCTACTCCAAGTAA